One window from the genome of Streptomyces cadmiisoli encodes:
- a CDS encoding RNA polymerase sigma-70 factor: MALTPNDVDRFEASRPRLEAIAYRLLGSASEAEDAVQETFLRWQAADIGHIRVPEAWLTKVLTNLCLNQLASARARRETYVGRWLPEPLLAGDPMLGPADTAEQRESVSYAVLVLLERLSPDERAVYVLREAFDYPHREIAGILDISEAASQQILHRARKHVADGRARSEIDEAAARRVVAEFLTAATSGRTEPLVRLLTEDVVSVGDGGGKVPARAKAFEGALAVAKFLRGLFVPAKAKRDLVGGSPALYATTANGGPALVAVVDGRVVGVMCLEITAEGIAAFRNQVNPDKLERATLRWAATEHGDPLLHAF; encoded by the coding sequence ATGGCCCTGACCCCGAACGACGTGGATCGGTTCGAGGCCTCCAGGCCCCGCCTGGAAGCCATCGCCTATCGCCTCCTCGGCTCGGCGAGCGAGGCCGAGGACGCCGTGCAGGAGACGTTCCTGCGCTGGCAGGCCGCCGACATCGGCCACATCCGCGTCCCCGAGGCGTGGTTGACGAAGGTGCTCACCAACCTGTGCCTCAACCAGCTCGCCTCGGCCCGCGCGCGGCGCGAGACCTATGTGGGCCGGTGGCTGCCCGAGCCGCTTCTCGCCGGGGACCCGATGCTCGGCCCGGCCGACACCGCCGAACAGCGCGAGTCGGTGTCGTACGCCGTCCTCGTCCTGCTGGAGCGCCTGTCCCCCGACGAGCGGGCGGTGTACGTCCTGCGGGAGGCCTTCGACTACCCGCACCGCGAGATCGCCGGGATCCTCGACATCAGCGAGGCCGCCAGCCAGCAGATCCTCCACCGCGCCAGGAAGCACGTCGCGGACGGCAGGGCCCGCAGCGAGATCGACGAGGCCGCCGCCCGGCGGGTCGTCGCCGAGTTCCTCACCGCCGCCACCAGCGGCCGGACCGAACCGCTCGTGCGGCTGCTCACCGAGGACGTCGTCTCGGTCGGCGACGGCGGCGGGAAGGTCCCGGCCCGCGCCAAGGCGTTCGAGGGTGCCCTCGCGGTGGCGAAGTTCCTGCGGGGCCTGTTCGTCCCCGCCAAGGCCAAGCGCGACCTGGTCGGCGGCTCACCCGCGCTGTACGCGACGACCGCCAACGGCGGCCCCGCGCTGGTCGCGGTCGTCGACGGCCGGGTCGTCGGCGTGATGTGCCTGGAGATCACCGCCGAGGGCATCGCCGCGTTCCGCAACCAGGTCAACCCCGACAAGCTCGAACGCGCGACCCTGCGCTGGGCCGCGACCGAACACGGCGATCCCCTGCTCCACGCCTTCTGA
- a CDS encoding cytochrome P450, which produces MGRSNEPPRLPDGGFAAWSRDRLALARRGADECGDVWQLEPGVYVAATAGSCEDVLRRAQDFPKAPSPLFPPLKQSDGAPTAEERAHAHAARMRGLRAQAVAARIGEIAPRTARFADRWPAGQCVEVLPPVRHVLAETGLHYLFSEDAPTLLPFASQLFLAREVLIRPSRWVWPRWIPTPARRFRTRQQVAFTNALRPIVRRRRSSGRLGDDLLGQMLRPTSRYGPLPEEAVLDTLPGITVATFETPSRAAGWILLHLARYPRAADRVAAEAALLPADPAATTSTHLDCLPYTQALIREVLRLHPPSWLLTRRATRRTQLAGYTVDAGSTVLVCPYTAHRDAREHPEPDRFEPERWLDDSGSPAKCGAFLSFGTGPHACEGVALAMAMLTLLTAQTARRHHLSEPPGPEPGFEVTTFEGLATVGLRLRATPRG; this is translated from the coding sequence ATGGGCCGAAGCAACGAGCCGCCGCGGTTGCCCGACGGCGGCTTCGCCGCATGGAGCCGCGACCGGCTGGCGCTGGCGCGCCGTGGCGCCGACGAGTGCGGGGACGTCTGGCAGCTGGAGCCGGGTGTCTACGTGGCCGCCACGGCCGGGTCGTGTGAAGACGTCCTGCGCCGCGCGCAGGACTTCCCCAAGGCGCCCTCGCCTCTCTTCCCGCCGTTGAAGCAGTCGGACGGAGCACCGACGGCGGAGGAGCGCGCCCATGCGCACGCCGCCCGTATGCGCGGACTGCGCGCGCAGGCGGTGGCAGCCCGGATCGGTGAGATCGCGCCCAGGACCGCTCGATTCGCCGACCGGTGGCCCGCGGGCCAGTGCGTCGAGGTTCTGCCGCCGGTCCGCCACGTCCTGGCGGAGACCGGCCTGCACTACCTCTTCTCCGAAGACGCTCCCACCCTGCTGCCCTTCGCCTCGCAGCTCTTCCTGGCCCGGGAGGTGCTGATACGCCCCTCGCGCTGGGTGTGGCCGCGCTGGATCCCCACACCGGCACGGCGGTTCCGCACACGGCAGCAAGTCGCCTTCACGAACGCTCTGCGGCCGATCGTCCGCCGGCGCCGTTCATCGGGCCGGCTCGGTGACGACCTGCTCGGACAGATGCTCCGTCCCACCTCCCGCTACGGCCCACTGCCGGAAGAGGCCGTCCTCGACACTCTTCCGGGAATCACCGTCGCCACCTTCGAGACACCTTCCCGGGCAGCCGGATGGATCCTGCTCCACCTGGCCCGGTACCCCCGGGCAGCGGACCGCGTCGCGGCCGAAGCCGCCTTGCTGCCCGCGGACCCGGCCGCGACGACCAGCACCCACCTCGACTGCCTGCCGTACACCCAGGCACTGATACGCGAGGTGCTCCGACTGCACCCCCCGAGCTGGCTGCTGACCCGGCGCGCCACGCGGCGGACGCAGCTCGCCGGCTACACCGTCGACGCCGGTTCCACCGTTCTCGTCTGCCCCTACACCGCCCACCGCGACGCACGGGAACACCCCGAGCCGGACCGGTTCGAACCCGAGCGCTGGCTCGACGATTCGGGCTCGCCGGCGAAGTGCGGGGCCTTCCTCTCCTTCGGCACCGGGCCGCACGCCTGCGAGGGAGTGGCTCTGGCCATGGCGATGCTGACGCTCCTGACCGCGCAGACCGCCCGCCGCCACCACTTGAGCGAGCCGCCCGGACCGGAACCCGGCTTCGAGGTCACCACCTTCGAAGGTCTCGCGACTGTCGGCTTGCGCCTGCGTGCCACTCCGCGCGGCTGA
- a CDS encoding GNAT family N-acetyltransferase, with translation MIEWGMASSWTGRQVRLRAVEPDDWTAFMRLAGEDGRRGSRLDLPRSAESYRAWAKDQAVADCDDDRFRLAVQTTVTGELVGTIGSHRTGPRSGWFEFDVTIGADHRRKGYAAEALVLLMRFMFAERRYHKCLGAIFAHNEASLALTRRLGFTEEGRLREHVFFAGRHHDLVMMGMLADEFDRRHTLSGP, from the coding sequence GTGATCGAATGGGGCATGGCATCGTCCTGGACCGGTAGACAGGTACGTCTGCGTGCTGTCGAGCCCGACGACTGGACAGCGTTCATGCGCCTCGCCGGCGAGGACGGGCGGCGCGGGAGCCGGCTGGATCTGCCGCGGTCCGCCGAGAGCTACCGAGCCTGGGCGAAGGACCAAGCCGTGGCCGACTGCGATGACGACCGCTTCCGGCTGGCAGTGCAAACGACGGTCACGGGAGAGCTGGTTGGCACCATCGGCTCGCATCGCACCGGCCCTCGTTCGGGCTGGTTCGAGTTCGATGTCACGATCGGCGCGGACCACCGGCGCAAGGGCTACGCGGCAGAAGCCCTGGTGCTGCTGATGCGCTTCATGTTCGCCGAGCGGCGCTATCACAAATGCCTTGGAGCGATCTTCGCCCACAACGAGGCATCACTGGCACTCACTCGCCGGCTCGGCTTCACCGAGGAGGGTCGCCTGCGGGAACACGTCTTCTTCGCCGGCCGGCACCACGACCTCGTCATGATGGGCATGCTCGCCGACGAGTTCGACCGGCGACACACGCTGAGCGGACCGTGA
- a CDS encoding FG-GAP-like repeat-containing protein — MARLGRTRHRHRPSLGAASTRPGPAAARAAAVLAAALSLGLPLTAPPSPAVAAVAGEVVLDAAPRAVPRATQILNAGTSGFLWAQEGDYRLLWTEYATGTTTALEQELDFDLQYDIDGGYFTRSAPSEPGYYGEGSDTVALYSNEDRKVTLIEGAGTSGGTAVVALPERHSYRGTFGDAVLTSTYGYNGIPDSFQIWRATTGGEPTRTPVTGLPQGSDFQIEDGDARSVILRYTVDGPDRWGIVDLATGTFSALPDRVRPENEWEVTGFRLGADSVLRLRTEPAKADVYDRDDLSAAPRTFDTSSMGLEAAYGTVGDALLGVEPLSSGDNRYRGRPLWALTSDGTDTDLTRVMDPAAYEMVQAPDGSVLVAGAEKFLERGDLDWGVYRIAPGADGSVTRTRVTAVQPMPATVRGLAFGSGVVTTADNSTRYEPAAILGAYRSTWLATGGTPGVAKSSVDALVTAWDGIKLLADGTGRHGRRYSTESGLTMLYTNGDTGWGPRLDIGDSSPELQDLSGRYAVVDGASSGQQYIAEFPVDGTTPKVLQKRDRVAAAVWGDTLWSGTATGGRVTATRLPSGGTVESFTTRDGCNPSELQAVGRWVYWTCVDSWGEVLGSGLYDRTTKRVASAPEGPVLLGDGYLVEHLSGTQSVSGLTLFDLHGGLPSSGDHAELPSRKVAHWTEIGRKKGLVGTDWTVDRFGGGVAYVDTKQRVHVVPPGFPASAMTAIDSSVTNKTASWSGTWWLSKPAASWKVTIRNKASGATVRTVSGSGARGLLTAAWDGKDSAGRLVANGTYTWSLTAQPADGQGTALSLSGSVKVTTGAAAPRDYAGNDGVGDVLTLNSSGTLTVQRGTGTGTLGSKVSGSGWPTSAKFVPYGDLDGDRCNDTLVRLSSGALRAYRPACGKAPTPSTPYTSLGTSGWNQYDVLASPGDVSGDGRPDLLARSASTGAVYLYKGTSAGKLSARVKLYDSWKTYKKVIGAGDLNGDGIGDLLAQDKSNNLYRYNGTGKGTFGARVKVASGWGASYNAVVGVGDITGDGKADLVSRDTSGNVWRNSGDGKGSIGGRSKITTGWQGYKAVV, encoded by the coding sequence GTGGCCCGACTCGGCCGAACTCGTCACAGACACAGACCGTCTCTCGGAGCGGCTTCAACGCGGCCGGGCCCGGCCGCGGCGCGGGCCGCGGCCGTCCTGGCGGCGGCGCTGAGTCTCGGTCTCCCCCTCACCGCCCCGCCGTCCCCGGCCGTCGCCGCGGTCGCCGGCGAAGTCGTCCTGGACGCGGCCCCGCGTGCCGTTCCCAGGGCCACGCAGATCCTCAACGCCGGCACCAGCGGCTTCCTGTGGGCCCAGGAGGGCGATTACCGGCTCCTGTGGACGGAATACGCCACCGGCACCACGACCGCGCTGGAGCAAGAGCTGGACTTCGACCTCCAGTACGACATCGACGGCGGCTACTTCACCCGGTCCGCGCCCTCCGAACCCGGCTATTACGGGGAAGGTTCCGACACCGTCGCCCTCTATTCGAACGAGGACCGCAAGGTCACCCTGATCGAGGGGGCCGGTACCTCGGGCGGCACCGCCGTGGTGGCGCTGCCCGAGCGCCACTCCTACCGGGGCACCTTCGGTGACGCGGTCCTCACCAGCACCTACGGGTACAACGGCATCCCGGACAGCTTCCAGATCTGGCGTGCGACGACCGGGGGCGAGCCCACTCGGACTCCCGTCACCGGGCTGCCGCAAGGCAGCGACTTCCAGATCGAGGACGGCGACGCGCGGTCCGTCATTCTCAGATACACCGTGGACGGTCCCGACCGCTGGGGCATCGTCGACCTCGCCACCGGCACGTTCAGCGCGCTGCCCGACCGGGTCCGCCCCGAAAACGAGTGGGAGGTGACCGGCTTCCGGCTGGGCGCCGACTCGGTGTTGCGACTGCGGACCGAGCCCGCCAAGGCCGACGTCTACGACCGCGACGATCTGTCCGCCGCACCCCGCACCTTCGACACGAGCTCCATGGGCCTCGAAGCCGCGTACGGGACGGTCGGCGACGCGCTGCTCGGCGTGGAACCGCTGTCGTCCGGCGACAACAGATACCGGGGCCGGCCCTTGTGGGCCCTGACCTCCGACGGCACGGACACCGACCTGACCAGGGTCATGGACCCGGCCGCCTACGAAATGGTCCAGGCCCCGGACGGCTCCGTCCTGGTGGCGGGTGCCGAGAAGTTCCTGGAGAGGGGCGACCTCGACTGGGGCGTGTACCGGATCGCGCCGGGCGCCGACGGCTCGGTCACCCGCACCCGCGTGACCGCCGTGCAGCCGATGCCCGCGACGGTACGCGGACTCGCGTTCGGCAGCGGCGTCGTCACCACAGCCGACAACAGCACGCGGTACGAGCCGGCCGCGATCCTGGGCGCGTACCGCAGCACCTGGCTCGCCACCGGCGGCACCCCCGGCGTGGCGAAGTCCAGTGTGGACGCTCTGGTCACCGCATGGGACGGCATCAAGCTGCTCGCCGACGGCACCGGTCGCCACGGCCGCCGGTACTCCACCGAGTCCGGCCTGACCATGCTGTACACCAACGGCGACACCGGCTGGGGCCCTCGCCTCGACATCGGCGACAGTTCTCCGGAACTCCAGGATCTCTCCGGACGGTACGCGGTCGTCGACGGCGCGTCCTCCGGTCAGCAGTACATCGCCGAGTTCCCCGTCGACGGGACGACGCCGAAGGTCCTCCAGAAGCGCGACCGCGTCGCCGCGGCCGTGTGGGGCGACACCCTCTGGAGCGGGACGGCCACCGGCGGCAGAGTCACGGCCACCCGGCTCCCGTCCGGTGGCACCGTGGAGTCCTTCACCACCCGCGACGGCTGCAACCCGTCCGAACTGCAGGCGGTGGGCCGCTGGGTGTACTGGACCTGTGTGGACTCCTGGGGCGAGGTGCTGGGCTCGGGCCTCTACGACCGTACGACCAAGCGCGTGGCGAGCGCCCCCGAAGGGCCGGTTCTGCTCGGCGACGGCTACCTGGTCGAGCACCTCTCCGGCACCCAATCGGTCAGCGGGCTGACGCTCTTCGACCTGCACGGCGGACTGCCGTCCAGCGGCGACCACGCGGAACTGCCGAGCCGCAAAGTGGCCCACTGGACCGAAATCGGCCGGAAGAAGGGCCTGGTGGGTACCGACTGGACCGTGGACCGCTTCGGCGGCGGCGTGGCGTACGTGGACACCAAGCAGCGCGTCCACGTGGTGCCGCCCGGCTTCCCGGCTTCCGCGATGACGGCGATCGACTCCTCTGTCACGAACAAGACCGCGAGCTGGTCGGGTACTTGGTGGCTGTCGAAGCCCGCCGCTTCATGGAAGGTGACGATCCGCAACAAGGCTTCCGGAGCCACCGTGCGTACCGTGTCCGGCTCCGGCGCCCGCGGACTGCTGACGGCCGCATGGGACGGCAAGGACTCCGCCGGCCGCCTCGTCGCCAACGGCACCTACACCTGGTCGCTCACCGCCCAGCCCGCCGACGGCCAGGGCACCGCCCTCAGCCTCTCCGGCAGCGTCAAGGTGACGACCGGAGCGGCGGCCCCCCGCGACTACGCGGGCAACGACGGTGTCGGTGACGTCCTGACCCTCAACTCCTCCGGCACACTCACCGTCCAGCGCGGCACCGGCACGGGCACGTTGGGCAGCAAGGTGTCCGGCAGCGGCTGGCCGACGAGCGCGAAATTCGTGCCGTACGGCGACCTCGACGGCGACCGGTGCAACGACACCCTGGTCCGGCTGAGCAGCGGCGCGCTGCGGGCCTATCGCCCCGCCTGCGGCAAGGCACCGACCCCCTCGACGCCGTACACCTCCCTCGGCACGTCCGGCTGGAACCAGTACGACGTGCTGGCCTCGCCCGGTGACGTCAGCGGCGACGGCCGCCCGGACCTGCTCGCCCGCAGCGCCTCGACCGGTGCCGTCTACCTCTACAAGGGCACGAGCGCGGGCAAACTGTCGGCGCGCGTGAAGCTGTACGACAGCTGGAAGACGTACAAGAAGGTCATCGGCGCCGGCGATCTGAACGGTGACGGCATCGGTGACCTCCTCGCTCAGGACAAGTCGAACAACCTGTACCGCTACAACGGCACGGGCAAGGGTACGTTCGGCGCCCGCGTGAAAGTCGCCTCCGGCTGGGGTGCCTCGTACAACGCGGTCGTCGGGGTGGGCGACATCACCGGCGACGGAAAAGCCGACCTGGTCTCCCGCGACACGAGCGGGAACGTGTGGCGCAACAGCGGTGACGGCAAGGGCTCGATCGGCGGTCGTTCGAAGATCACGACGGGCTGGCAGGGGTACAAGGCCGTCGTGTGA
- a CDS encoding NAD(P)/FAD-dependent oxidoreductase — translation MQHRIIVLGAGYAGAIAAGRLARRLRREDVAITLVNAEPDFVERVRMHQLAVGQDLRSRPLAEMFAGTGVAVRLARVTAVDVDRRTVAVTDEDGAAELPYDTLVYALGSAWHDQGVPGTAEHAAEIAGRPGALRLRERLARLDAGASVVVVGGGLTGLEAATEIAEARPDLDVALAARGRLGDRLSPKGRRHLRKVFDKLGITVHDDVAVTGVGADHVSTADGTSIPAALTVWTTGFAVHPIARATALEVTDTGRIVVDATMRSVSHPDVYAIGDAALAMGPGGKPLRMSCASGTPMAWQAADAVAARLTGGKLPEVPLRYFNQCISLGRREGLIQYVTADDRSVRSALTGRLAAGYKELVCKGAAWSVAHPTLGLPTRRRRVVREPAGQAAAATTPA, via the coding sequence ATGCAGCACCGCATCATCGTCCTGGGTGCCGGATACGCCGGAGCCATCGCCGCCGGGCGCCTCGCGAGGCGGCTGCGCCGTGAGGACGTCGCCATCACCCTCGTCAACGCCGAACCCGATTTCGTCGAGCGCGTCCGGATGCACCAACTCGCGGTCGGCCAGGACCTCAGGTCCCGTCCCCTCGCCGAGATGTTCGCCGGCACCGGTGTCGCCGTGCGGCTCGCGCGGGTCACCGCCGTCGACGTCGACCGCCGCACGGTCGCCGTCACCGACGAGGACGGCGCGGCGGAACTGCCCTACGACACCCTCGTGTACGCGCTCGGCAGCGCCTGGCACGACCAGGGCGTCCCCGGCACCGCCGAACACGCCGCCGAGATCGCCGGCCGCCCCGGCGCACTTCGGCTGCGTGAACGCCTGGCCCGGCTGGACGCCGGAGCGTCCGTCGTCGTGGTCGGCGGCGGTCTCACCGGGCTGGAAGCCGCCACCGAGATCGCCGAGGCCCGCCCGGACCTGGACGTCGCCCTCGCAGCCCGCGGCCGACTGGGCGACCGGCTCTCGCCCAAGGGCCGTCGGCACCTGCGGAAGGTCTTCGACAAGCTCGGCATCACCGTGCACGACGACGTCGCCGTGACCGGCGTCGGCGCCGACCACGTCAGCACCGCGGACGGCACGTCCATTCCGGCCGCACTGACCGTGTGGACCACCGGCTTCGCCGTCCACCCCATCGCGCGGGCCACCGCCCTGGAGGTCACCGACACGGGCCGGATCGTCGTCGACGCGACGATGCGCTCGGTCTCGCACCCCGACGTGTACGCCATCGGCGACGCCGCCCTGGCCATGGGCCCCGGCGGCAAGCCGCTGCGCATGTCGTGCGCCTCCGGCACCCCCATGGCATGGCAGGCAGCCGACGCCGTCGCGGCCCGCCTGACCGGCGGAAAACTGCCCGAGGTGCCGCTGCGCTACTTCAACCAGTGCATCTCCCTGGGCCGCCGGGAGGGCCTGATCCAGTACGTCACCGCCGACGACCGCTCGGTCCGGTCGGCGCTGACGGGCCGGCTCGCCGCCGGCTACAAGGAACTGGTCTGCAAGGGCGCGGCCTGGTCCGTCGCCCACCCGACCCTCGGTCTCCCGACCCGGCGCCGCCGAGTGGTGCGGGAACCGGCCGGGCAGGCCGCGGCAGCCACGACACCGGCCTGA
- a CDS encoding lamin tail domain-containing protein — MGDLLSASTSVSARRLAAAALAAGALASVVTLPASAADHDRSERPKVQISDVQYDSPGRDDRSARSLNREWVEITNTTRRSVNLDGWTLEDEDGHTYTFDHYRLEGRATVRIHTGYGRDTDTDLYQDRRQYVWDNRSDTATLRNDRGRFVDSESWGSDRRHGDYRR; from the coding sequence ATGGGAGACCTCTTGTCCGCTTCCACTTCTGTCAGCGCGCGCCGTCTCGCCGCCGCCGCGCTCGCCGCCGGCGCTCTGGCCTCGGTGGTGACGCTGCCGGCGTCCGCCGCCGACCACGACCGTTCCGAGCGGCCGAAGGTGCAGATCTCGGACGTCCAGTACGACTCCCCGGGCCGCGACGACCGCTCCGCCCGCTCCCTGAACCGCGAGTGGGTGGAAATCACCAACACCACCCGGCGCAGCGTCAACCTCGACGGCTGGACCCTCGAGGACGAGGACGGCCACACCTACACCTTCGACCACTACCGCCTGGAAGGCCGCGCCACGGTCCGCATCCACACCGGCTACGGCCGCGACACCGACACCGACCTCTACCAGGACCGCCGCCAATACGTCTGGGACAACCGCTCCGACACCGCCACTCTCCGCAACGACCGCGGACGCTTCGTCGACAGCGAGTCCTGGGGCTCCGACCGCCGCCACGGCGACTACCGCCGCTGA
- a CDS encoding esterase-like activity of phytase family protein, producing MSQKRTYAALAALAVAAGSLAGAGVANAEQRTGGGHGAQRPAAFERTATYPVFQNRPAGEDAAAATVAEISAVSEDGRTLVHTDAAARRIGFLDIGDPGRPRGLGTLSLARLGDAEDEPTSVSVVGQYVLVVVNTSASHADPSGRLDVISLRDRRRVASFDLGGQPDSIVVSKDKRYAAIAIENERDEEATPPGGEEGDLPQAPAGFVQIVDLKSISSPTGWRTRAVPLTQPDGTALPVLAAAGIAEPTDPEPEYVSVNGRDQLAVTLQENNGVVLVDLPTGRITKAFSAGTASVSGIDTVEDGRIDLTGSITDVPREPDALGWIDDRYLATANEGDWRGGTRGWSVFDSRTGKVVWDAGNSFERIAVRHGLHNEDRAEKKGTEPEGVVIAEYRGVRYAFVGSERSNFVAVYDISNPTRPVFRQVLPATNGPEGLLPIPSRGLLAVSSEEDDAETGVRATVSLFRLGKGTPEFPGVVSAEDSTGAPIGWGALGALSAVPGKPHQLYTVTDAVYSPTRILTVDTARQPTTVTRALTVKDAAGKPVGYDAEGIHARPQGGYWLAVEGKTGTGNQLVRLDRDGVTRQVVPLPADVAAGLGGQGFEGVTATTDRHGREIVWATLQREVATDPAGVVRLGRYDVEADTWSWFGYRLGSTATPGDWIGLSEITVVGDRLAVIERDKLNGPAARVKRIYTVELPKSASAPGSLPVLAKKLAHDVLPDLRATNGWTQEKLEGLAVAGDGEVYAVTDNDGLDNATGETVFLNLGSGKKVFGRRG from the coding sequence ATGTCCCAGAAGAGAACCTACGCCGCGCTCGCGGCCCTCGCCGTGGCCGCCGGCTCCCTGGCGGGCGCGGGCGTGGCGAACGCGGAGCAGAGAACCGGCGGCGGGCACGGCGCCCAGCGGCCCGCGGCGTTCGAGCGCACCGCCACCTACCCGGTCTTCCAGAACCGCCCCGCCGGCGAGGACGCCGCGGCCGCCACCGTCGCGGAGATATCGGCGGTCAGCGAGGACGGCCGCACCCTCGTGCACACCGACGCCGCCGCCCGGCGGATCGGGTTCCTCGACATCGGGGACCCCGGACGCCCGCGCGGCCTGGGCACGCTGTCGCTGGCCCGGCTCGGTGACGCCGAGGACGAGCCGACCTCGGTGTCCGTGGTCGGCCAGTACGTCCTCGTGGTGGTGAACACCAGCGCGAGCCACGCCGACCCGTCCGGCCGGCTCGACGTCATCTCGCTGCGCGACCGCCGGCGGGTCGCGAGCTTCGACCTCGGCGGGCAGCCCGACTCCATCGTGGTCAGCAAGGACAAGCGGTACGCCGCCATCGCGATCGAGAACGAGCGGGACGAGGAGGCCACCCCGCCCGGCGGGGAGGAGGGCGACCTGCCGCAGGCTCCGGCCGGGTTCGTGCAGATCGTGGACCTCAAGTCCATCTCGTCGCCGACCGGTTGGCGCACCCGGGCCGTGCCGCTCACCCAGCCCGACGGTACGGCGCTGCCCGTGCTGGCCGCCGCCGGGATCGCCGAACCGACCGACCCGGAACCGGAGTACGTCTCCGTCAACGGCCGTGACCAGCTCGCCGTGACGCTCCAGGAGAACAACGGCGTCGTGCTCGTCGACCTGCCGACCGGCCGGATCACCAAGGCGTTCAGCGCCGGTACGGCGTCGGTGAGCGGTATCGACACGGTCGAGGACGGCCGGATCGACCTGACCGGCTCGATCACCGACGTGCCGCGCGAGCCCGACGCGCTGGGCTGGATCGACGACCGCTACCTGGCGACCGCCAACGAGGGCGACTGGCGCGGCGGTACGCGGGGCTGGTCCGTCTTCGACAGCCGGACCGGCAAGGTGGTCTGGGACGCCGGCAACAGCTTCGAGCGGATCGCGGTGCGGCACGGGCTGCACAACGAGGACCGGGCCGAGAAGAAGGGCACCGAGCCGGAGGGCGTGGTGATCGCCGAGTACCGCGGGGTGCGCTACGCCTTCGTCGGCTCGGAGCGGAGCAACTTCGTCGCGGTCTACGACATCAGCAATCCGACCCGCCCGGTCTTCCGGCAGGTTCTGCCCGCCACCAACGGGCCCGAGGGCCTGCTGCCGATCCCGTCGCGCGGCCTGCTCGCGGTCTCCAGCGAGGAGGACGACGCCGAGACCGGCGTACGGGCCACGGTCAGCCTGTTCCGCCTCGGCAAGGGCACCCCCGAGTTCCCGGGCGTCGTCTCGGCGGAGGATTCCACCGGCGCTCCGATCGGCTGGGGCGCGCTCGGCGCGCTGTCCGCCGTCCCCGGCAAGCCGCACCAGCTGTACACCGTCACCGACGCCGTGTACTCCCCCACCAGGATCCTGACCGTCGACACGGCGCGGCAGCCGACGACCGTCACCCGGGCGCTGACCGTCAAGGACGCCGCGGGAAAGCCGGTCGGCTATGACGCCGAGGGCATCCACGCCCGGCCGCAGGGCGGCTACTGGCTCGCCGTGGAGGGCAAGACCGGTACGGGCAACCAGCTGGTCCGGCTGGACCGCGACGGCGTGACCCGCCAGGTCGTGCCGCTGCCGGCCGACGTGGCGGCGGGCCTCGGCGGACAGGGCTTCGAAGGGGTCACCGCGACCACCGACCGGCACGGCCGCGAGATCGTCTGGGCGACGCTCCAGCGCGAGGTGGCGACCGACCCGGCGGGTGTGGTCCGGCTCGGCCGGTACGACGTCGAGGCCGATACCTGGAGCTGGTTCGGCTACCGGCTCGGTTCCACCGCGACGCCGGGTGACTGGATCGGCCTCTCGGAGATCACCGTGGTCGGCGACCGGCTCGCGGTCATCGAGCGCGACAAGCTGAACGGCCCGGCCGCCCGGGTCAAGCGGATCTACACGGTCGAGCTGCCGAAGTCGGCCTCGGCACCGGGTTCGCTGCCCGTGCTGGCGAAGAAGCTGGCCCACGACGTGCTGCCCGACCTGCGGGCGACGAACGGCTGGACCCAGGAGAAGCTGGAGGGGCTGGCCGTGGCCGGCGACGGCGAGGTCTACGCCGTGACCGACAACGACGGCCTGGACAACGCCACCGGGGAGACGGTCTTCCTGAACCTCGGTTCCGGCAAGAAGGTCTTCGGCCGGCGCGGCTGA